TCACTATCCAATTcaaattaaaaaaatcattttAATTAAGAACATAAACCCCTGGACCGTGTGCACGTCTGTGCATGTAGACTATAAAATGGGAGAAGCGCGCGAGCTGCTGCAAGAGCGCTACATCTGTCTCTTCACTCGACCTCAGCTCAGTCAGCAGGAGAAAAATGGGCGCGGTGCTTTCTACGAAGAAAGCGACGAAAATGGATGTGGACAAGGtggaggtggtggagtcgtgcatGGTGGCACCCTGCCAGGAGACGCCTAGGAGAGGCATGTGGCTCTCCCCGCTCGACCTCATGCTGGTCAACAGAGGCCACACCCCCGCCGTCTACTTCTACCCGTACCGCTCCGAGCCCGGTGACTTCTTCGACGTGGCCAGGCTCAAGGCGGCGATGGCCAAGGCACTCGTGGCTTTCTaccccctggccggccgcctcggcATGGACGGCATCGGCCGGGCAGAGATCGACTGCACCGGCCAGGGCGCGCTCTTCGTCGTCGCTCGCTCGGACCTCACCATCGACGACTTCCGCAGCTTCTTGCCGTCGCCCGAGCTGAGGACGCTCTTTGTTCCCCGCGTCGACGACCACTCGCCGTCCGTCTTGTGCGCTGTCCAGGTGACCTTCTTGAAGTGCAGCGGGGTGGCATTAGGGACGGCCCTGCACCACGTCGCCGTCGACGCCATCAGCGCGTTCCACTTCTTGCAGACGTGGTCTGCCTTCTccaggggcggcggcgaggcggcgctagaGCTCCCGTTCCACGACCGCACCCTCCTCCGCGCGCGCTCCCCACCCTTGGTCCAGCCCGACGCCTTCTCGGCCTTCTGCCCCAAGCTGAACCTATCCGTCGAGCCGTCGGAGACCATCATCACCCAGGCTTTCGTCGTCTCCAAGGACCAGGTCACCGCTCTCAAGCGTGCctgcgtcggcggcgacggcggccgcgTGAGCACGTTCTGCGCCCTGAGTGCCCACGTGTGGCGGTGCATCTGCGTCGTCCGCTTCACCTTTCCGGCCAGCGTCCGGCGCAGCATGAGGCCAC
The sequence above is a segment of the Triticum dicoccoides isolate Atlit2015 ecotype Zavitan unplaced genomic scaffold, WEW_v2.0 scaffold186352, whole genome shotgun sequence genome. Coding sequences within it:
- the LOC119344793 gene encoding putrescine hydroxycinnamoyltransferase 1-like, which codes for MGAVLSTKKATKMDVDKVEVVESCMVAPCQETPRRGMWLSPLDLMLVNRGHTPAVYFYPYRSEPGDFFDVARLKAAMAKALVAFYPLAGRLGMDGIGRAEIDCTGQGALFVVARSDLTIDDFRSFLPSPELRTLFVPRVDDHSPSVLCAVQVTFLKCSGVALGTALHHVAVDAISAFHFLQTWSAFSRGGGEAALELPFHDRTLLRARSPPLVQPDAFSAFCPKLNLSVEPSETIITQAFVVSKDQVTALKRACVGGDGGRVSTFCALSAHVWRCICVVRFTFPASVRRSMRPPLPPGYCGNGMIWIGAAGKVRDVTSSESEDLVFVAGQISSAVRRMDDELVRSALDYFELTEMDSKPVPGRMPETELRVISWLGMPVYEVDFGWGKPLAMLRAVSERAGFVYLMDSGKGDGSVRVLMCMEIAILNDFQRLLYARF